The Moorena producens PAL-8-15-08-1 genomic interval GCCGAGTCGGGAAATTCAAAGACTCTAAAGCAATTTTACAACAAAGTTTAGCCATAGCGGAAAACTTACGAGATCAGACGTTGATTGCTGACAATCTGCTCAGTTTAGGAAATACCGCTAGATTAAAAGGAGACACAGAAGACGCAATAGAGTTCTATCAACGGGTTGTGAAGGAATCTCCCTTACCTGATCTTAAGATTCAAGGGCAATTAAATCAACTGAGTGTATTGATATCTAAACAAGAGATATCTAAACAAGAGTGGTCACAAGCTAGAGCGTTATTGCCAGCTATAGAGTATACATTAACCACATTATCTCCCAGTAAAACAGCAATCAATGCTAGAATTAATCTAGCCAAGACTCTGTCAAAAACTAAAAACTCCCAACTCACAACTCCCAACGCCCTTGCTACTCATCTCGCTGATGCTATTAAGCTGGCTAGGAATTTAGGAGATAAACGAGGGGAAGCTGAAGCTATTGGTAACTTGGGAAGCTTATACGAACAGCAATCACGTCTTGAGGAAGCGGAAAACTTAACCGAAAAAGCGTTACTAATTGCTCAAGAAATCCAGGCTCCCGATTTAGCCTATCAATGGCAATGGCAACTGGGCAGAATCCTCAATCTAAAACAGGATCAGAAAAACGCGATCGCAGCCTATTCTCAATCCGTGCAAACCCTCAAATCTATCCGTAGCGACCTAGTCGCCATTAGTAGCGATATTCAGTTTGGGTTTAGAGAAAGCGTTGAACCAGTCTACCGAGAATTAGTAGGACTACTGCTGGAACCCAATGCATCTCAAGAAAACCTCAAACAAGCACGAGATGTAATTGAATCCCTACAACTAGCAGAACTAGACAACTTCTTTCGGGATGCTTGTTTAGATGCTAAACCCGTTAATATCGACGAAATTGACCCCAACGCTGCTATCTTCTATACCATTATCTTACCAGACCGCCTGGAAGTAATTGTAACTTTGCCGGGACAACCCCTGCGCCAGATTACTACGAACTTACCTCAAGCAGAAATAGAAAAACTACTGGCTTCGGTAAAGATAAATATTACTAGCCCTTGGCGAGTGCTGAGAAAGGACAACTTACAAACAATACACGACTGGTTAATCGGTCCGATTGAAGCAGAATTAGCCAAGAGTAATATCTTCACCCTAGTATTTATACCAGATGGGGCTCTGCGCGATCTTCCCATGTCGGTGCTTTATGACGGAGAAGACCATTTAATTGAGAACTATAATATTGCCGTAGCACCTAGTTTACAATTAATCGACTCTAAAGCTTTAGTCAGACAAAACGTTTCAGTTCTCACTGCTGGAGTGACGGAAGTTCGTCCCCATCGTCCTAATTTCGGAGCACTTCCTGGGGTGAAAGTGGAATTAGAGAATATCAAGGGTCAAATTCCTTCATTGATTCTACTCAATGAGTCCTTTACTGAATCCAACTTTAATACAGAAGTTAATACCTCTAGTTACGAAATTGTTCATCTCGCCACTCATGGTGAATTTAGTTCAGTAGCGGAAGAAACGTTTCTGCTGACCTGGGATGACGTGATTAATCTCAATGAGTTAAATACTCTGATCTCAGCGGATCAAAAGCAAGAAAATCCCATTGAATTACTCGTCCTCAGTGCTTGTCAGACAGCCGCAGGAGACTCCCGAGCCGCGTTGGGCTTGGCTGGTATCGCCGTGCGTGGGGGGGCACGCAGTACCCTTGCCAGTCTCTGGACTGTGGACGATCTAGCCACTACAGAGTTAATGACTCGCTTCTATCAGAGGTTAGCCACAGGCCAGGTTACCAAGGCAGAAGCTTTGCGACAAGCTCAACAGGAGCTGTTGCAGAGCGAGGCATTTAATCACCCGTTGTACTGGTCCGCTTTTATTTTGCTGGGAAATTGGTTGTGAGGAATAGGGAGTAGGGAGTAGGGAGTAGGGTGTAGGGTTTAGGGTTTAGGGTGTAGGGAATAGGGAATGGGAAAACGGGAATAGGCATGCATGCTAAAGCTAGCCCACACCCCATTAGTGCCTGGAACGGGCATCATTACTGCGTGGAACGGGCATCATTACTGCGTGGAACGGGCATATTGCCCGTTATAATTTTCCGGTGTAACGGGCATATTGCCCGTTATAATTTTCCGGTGGAACGGGCATATTGCCCGTTATAATTTTCCGGCGGGCAAAAACAGTTTGGTGATTTTCACTAGTCTTTGGTGCGTACGCGATCGCATTCAACTATCAAAAGGTAACCACACTCCTAATCGACTCACCCTGATGCATCAAATCGAAGGCATCATTAATTTGTTCTAAGGGCATGACATGGGTAATCATGTCATCAATATTAATCTTACCTTCCATATACCAATCTACGATTTTAGGAACATCCGTGCGTCCTTTAGCTCCCCCAAAAGCTGTACCTCGCCAGACCCGTCCAGTCACCAATTGAAAAGGTCGAGTATTGATTTCTTCTCCAGCACCGGCGACACCGATAATAATAGATTCACCCCAACCTTTGTGGCAACATTCTAGAGCTTGGCGCATCACCTTAACATTACCAATACACTCGAAACTATAATCAGCGCCCCCTTTAGTTAAATCAATAATGTAAGGGACTAAATCGCCCTCTATTTCATTAGGATTGACAAAATCCGTCATGCCGAATTTTTCCGCAAGTTGTTGTTTCTTAGGATTAATATCAACACCTACAATTTGGCTAGCACCCACCATCCGTGCGCCTTGGATCACATTCAAACCAATTCCCCCAAGTCCAAATACCACCACTCTCGAACCTGGTTGAACTTTAGCGGAATTGATCACAGCACCAATACCGGTTGTAACTCCGCAACCGATGTAACAAACTTTATCAAAGGGAGCATCTTTGCGGATTTTTGCTACTGCGATTTCTGGCAGTACGGTATAGTTAGCAAAGGTGGATGTGCCCATGTAATGATGGAGCATTTTGTCATTGACAGAGAAGCGACTGGTACCATCGGGCATTAAACCACGTCCTTGGGTATTCCGAATTGCCTGACAGAGATTGGTTTTACCACTTAAACAGTATTCACACTGACGGCACTCAGGGATATAGAGGGGAATCACATGGTCTCCTACCTCGACGCTAGTCACCCCTTCACCCACCTCAACCACTACACCTGCTCCCTCATGTCCTAGAATGGCTGGAAATAGTCCTTCTGGATCTGCGCCAGACAGGGTATAGGCATCGGTATGGCATACTCCGGTTGCTTTAATTTCCACCATCACCTCACCCGCCTTAGGTTCCCCTACCTGAACCGTTTCAATGGATAAAGGCTTGCCTGCTTCAAAAGCTACTGCGGCTTTGACCTCCACAATCAACTCCTACTTGGTCTTATCAACTGACCTATTCTATTGAAAAATTAAGGCTTTGGATAGCAAACAAAAGAGGTACATAGCATTTTTACCTGATCCGAAGTTTCCGATTCCCGATTCCCGATTCCCGATTCCCAATTCCCGATTCCCGATTCCCGATTCCCTAAAACCCACAATATAGCACTACCCATTAAAGTGTTTGACATTGATACAAGCTGAAAACCTTGTGTAGTAAACTTTTGCCTCTTGCCTCTTGCCTCTTGCCATTGCGCGTAGCGCTATATACTTCACCGATTGCTCTCAAGCCGACCGGCGTTAATGAGCGATCATATTATTGTACAATTAAAAAAACAACAAATAGTATAATTTTTCCCAATTTTTGGGGTAATTGACGGAATAAAAACTCATGGCAGCTGAACGAATTGTCATCTTATCCAGTAGAGAAATAGCTAAAATGCGTCTTGCTGGACGCTTAGCCACTGCACTGTTAGACCATTTAGAACCCATGGTTAAGCCAGGGGTAAGCACCCTAGAGATTAATGATGAAGCGGAACGCTGGACAAAAGAGCATGGGGCAATCAGTGCT includes:
- a CDS encoding CHAT domain-containing protein, translating into MKKLSFVIAIALTCFLPSGKALSNSPAITPNSRFPIPVPLLGGVRGGFRFPISDSPEQQAQHLYETGQYQEAIPLLEQIINNYTDSGDIIGEINSLVNLALVYQTLGDLDQAKQTLSQGFSQLEKLPNPKERQQLQAQILEVQGQVYLSLGQGEKALSTWQQTSAIYQDIGDLTRLTESQIYEVQALRVLGLYNQATKTLTQIQETLQNQPDSILKSTALQYLGDVLRRVGKFKDSKAILQQSLAIAENLRDQTLIADNLLSLGNTARLKGDTEDAIEFYQRVVKESPLPDLKIQGQLNQLSVLISKQEISKQEWSQARALLPAIEYTLTTLSPSKTAINARINLAKTLSKTKNSQLTTPNALATHLADAIKLARNLGDKRGEAEAIGNLGSLYEQQSRLEEAENLTEKALLIAQEIQAPDLAYQWQWQLGRILNLKQDQKNAIAAYSQSVQTLKSIRSDLVAISSDIQFGFRESVEPVYRELVGLLLEPNASQENLKQARDVIESLQLAELDNFFRDACLDAKPVNIDEIDPNAAIFYTIILPDRLEVIVTLPGQPLRQITTNLPQAEIEKLLASVKINITSPWRVLRKDNLQTIHDWLIGPIEAELAKSNIFTLVFIPDGALRDLPMSVLYDGEDHLIENYNIAVAPSLQLIDSKALVRQNVSVLTAGVTEVRPHRPNFGALPGVKVELENIKGQIPSLILLNESFTESNFNTEVNTSSYEIVHLATHGEFSSVAEETFLLTWDDVINLNELNTLISADQKQENPIELLVLSACQTAAGDSRAALGLAGIAVRGGARSTLASLWTVDDLATTELMTRFYQRLATGQVTKAEALRQAQQELLQSEAFNHPLYWSAFILLGNWL
- a CDS encoding S-(hydroxymethyl)glutathione dehydrogenase/class III alcohol dehydrogenase; this translates as MVEVKAAVAFEAGKPLSIETVQVGEPKAGEVMVEIKATGVCHTDAYTLSGADPEGLFPAILGHEGAGVVVEVGEGVTSVEVGDHVIPLYIPECRQCEYCLSGKTNLCQAIRNTQGRGLMPDGTSRFSVNDKMLHHYMGTSTFANYTVLPEIAVAKIRKDAPFDKVCYIGCGVTTGIGAVINSAKVQPGSRVVVFGLGGIGLNVIQGARMVGASQIVGVDINPKKQQLAEKFGMTDFVNPNEIEGDLVPYIIDLTKGGADYSFECIGNVKVMRQALECCHKGWGESIIIGVAGAGEEINTRPFQLVTGRVWRGTAFGGAKGRTDVPKIVDWYMEGKINIDDMITHVMPLEQINDAFDLMHQGESIRSVVTF